GCTACGCGATGCGGGTCCACACTGGTGGCGAAACGGTCGACGACTACCTGATCGGTGCCTCATCGGGCGTGGGCACCGGCTCGTTCAAGTTCTCCGTCCGGGGGAACGGCGACACTTACGTCGGCGGCAAACTTTACGTCGGCACGACTGACATTGGCGCGAAGATCATCAGCATGGATGCCGATATCGCGACGATTTATTCGATGCTCGGCACCTCGGCCGGATCTGGCGCCATTGCATTTGGCGTAGGCTCGCAAGCGACCAGCCCCAATTCAACCGTCATAGGAAACAACGCAACGTCCACTGGGGCTAACGCCATTGCGATCGGCAGCGGAGCGCGCGGCAACGGTGTCTCAGCGATCTCGGTCGGGGACGCGACGGTGGCGTCGGGGGCGGGCGCCATTGCGGTCGGGTCCAGTAGCGTCGCGACGACGCAGTCCGCAGTCGCGGTGGGCTTCAAGGCCAACGCCCTTCGGACAAACAGCCTGGCGTTAGGCTCAGGCGCGTTGGCCGAGGGCGAGTCCGCTACGGTCATTGGCTATAATGCCGTCGCGACAGCCGCGAACGCGACGGCGATCGGCACGAACTCCCGAGCCTTGCATGCGGGTTCGACGGCAGTGGGCGCCGGTGCAGTGACGACTGCAGCGAACCAGGTAGCTCTTGGCGGTGCAGGCACAGCCGTGAAGGTTGGGGATATTGCAGCTTCTACCGCGGCCCAGGTAGGGCCGGTCGATGTTGTCACGGTCGACAAGAACGGCACGCTCGGCCGCCAGCAAGTGGTGACCACCGCGCAACTTGAGATGGCCACCGCGACCATGATGCAGGCCGTAAGCTCGGGCCATATCGGCGCTGTCGCTGTGTCCGACGTCCAGTTCAGCGAGTTGCAGGGCCGGGTCGAAGGGATCGAGGGGCAGGTTAGCAAGCTCTTCGATCTTGCTGCGTTGCAGTCGAAAGAAACAAAGCGCGGCATCGCGGCGGTCACTGCGCTCGCGCAGCCGCATTTCCCGAGCGAAGCGGGTAAGACCAGCTATGCGTCGAATATCGGCTACTACCGCGGCGAGGTGGGTGTTTCCGCCGGCGCCATGCATCGGTTCGAGGGCGACTTCGGCGTGCTGGCCGGGATCTCGTATTCTGGCGGCAAGAACACCGCGGCCCGAGTTGGCGTGGCGGGCGAGTTCTGATTTGAGCGATCGGCGTGCGGGCAATCAGCTCGCGCGCCGGGAGCAACTAGGCGGCGTGCTGGCGCCCAGCCTACCGGAAAAGCTCGACGCCCCGCCTCGACGCCCCATGTAGGTAGTTCCTGAGGTGGGGCGCGAAATCCCCTTTGGCTTTTGGGCCTCGACGAGCCAGCCAGGCACTGTGCCGGAAGACCAAACCGGGGCGTAAGCCCCGCCTGACCTGGCGAAAGGTGGCTGATACTCAAAGCGTAAAATGGTCGGGGAGAGAGGATTCGAACCTCCGGCCCCTGCCTCCCGAAGACAGTGCTCTACCAGGCTGAGCTACTCCCCGACCGGCGCTCCGGATCGAAACCCGGGGCGAGGCAGAGGCGGCCCTATAGGCAGGAGGTCTCGGGCTGGCAAGCGGGCATTTCGGGTGGTAGCGAATGAAGTGATGAACACCATGGCTCCTCCCGAAAACCGCCATTGGGAATGGCAATATCTCGATCTCATGCGGCGTATCTGGGAACGAGGAGACGAACGGATCGACCGTACGGGAATCGGTACGCGTTCGATCTTCGGGCCGCAGTTGCGCTTCGATCTAAGCGGTGGCCATGTTCCGCTGCTGACCACGAAGCGAGTCTTCTGGAAGGCCGCCGCGCGCGAAATGCTGTGGTTCCTTACCGGGGAGACCAACATTCGCCCGCTGCTTCAGCAGGGCGTGACCATCTGGAGTGACTGGCCGCTCGCAAAATACCGCAAGGCGACCGGCACGGACATCTCGCAGGAAGCGTTCGAGGCGCGAATCGTCGAAGACGAGGGCTTCGCTGCAATTTGGGGCGACCTAGGCCCGGTCTACGGCAAGCAATGGGTCGACTGGCCGACATTTGAACCGGCGGGTGAGGGGCTCTATCGCTCGGGACCGGGAATCAACCAAGTCGCGCAATTGATCGAAGGCCTGAAGAACAATCCTGGCGGCCGGCGCCACATCGTCGAGGGTTGGAACGTCGCTGAGCTCGATCGGATGGCCCTGCCGCCGTGCCACAAGACCTACCAGTTCCATGTCTCGGGCGATCGGCTCAACTGCCAGCTTTACCAGCGCAGCTGCGACGTGGCGCTGGGCCTGCCGTTCAACCTGTTCGGGGCCGCGCTGCTGACGCGCATGGTCGCTGCCCAAGCTGGTTTTGAACCGGGCGAGCTGATCTGGACCGGTGGCGACACGCACCTCTATCTCAATCACGAGGAACTGGTGACCGAGCAATTGGTACGGATTCCAGAAGGGCAGCCTCGGCTGGTCATCGCTCGCAAACCGGATTCGATCTTCGATTACCGGTTCGAGGATTTTGAGGTTGTCGACTACGCGCCGCAAGGACGACTGAGCGCCCCCGTAGCCGTCTGATGCACCGTTGACCGATCGAGCGCGGAATAATAAAGTGTCTCTGTAGTGGAATAAAGTTACGCGACGTCACCGGAGGTGAGGATGGTTAGGAAGAGGGCAGATGCCGGAGCCAACCGCCCCCGCTTGTCGCTGCACGTGCCTGAGCCGAAATTCCGACCGGGCGACGCGGTAAACTATTCCCATCTCACGATTCCCGAAGCCGGCGCGCAGCCGCGTCCTGACGAGACCGGACCGGCGTCGGACACTTACGCACTTTGCAACGACATGATCCGCGTGCTGGGGAGCGACAATAAGGCCCACGGTCCGTGGGATCCGCGCCTCTCGCCCGACGCAGTGCGGCAGATTCTCCGCGACATGGCGCTGGTGCGGACGTTCGACAATCGGATGTACCGCGCCCAGCGGCAGGGCAAGACCAGCTTCTATCTCAAGTGCACGGGTGAGGAGGCGACGTCGGTCGCGGCCACTCGCGCGCTCGACTACGAAGACATGATCTTTCCCTCGTATCGCCAGCAAGGCTGCCTGATCGCCCGCGACTATCCGATCCTGGAGATGGTCAACCAGATCTACTCCAACCGCGCCGACCGGTTGAAAGGGCGGCAGCTGCCGATTCTCTATTCGGCGCGTTCGGCGAACTTCTTCACCATCTCGGGCAATCTCGCGACCCAGCTTCCGCAAGCGACCGGCTTTGCCATGGCCAGTGCGATCAAGGGCGACAGCAAGATCGCGGCCGGCTGGGTGGGGGAGGGCTCCACGGCCGAAGGGGACTTCCATTCCGCGCTGACTTTCGCCGCGGTCTACAATGCGCCGGTGATCTTCAATGTGATCAACAACCAGTGGGCGATCTCGAGCTTCTCGGGCATCGCCGGGGCCGAGCGCGCGACCTTTGCGGCACGGGCCATCGGCTATGGCATCGCCGGCCTTCGAGTGGACGGAAATGACGCCTTGGCGGTCTACGCAGCCGAGCGTTGGGCCGCCGACCGGGCCCGATCGAACGCCGGTCCGACACTGATCGAGTTCTTCACCTATCGCGGGGAGGGGCATTCGACCTCCGACGATCCCAATGTCTACCGCAGCGCGCACGAGCGTGAGCAATGGCCGCTTGGCGATCCCATCGAGCGATTGAAGGCTCACCTCATTGCCATTGGCGAGTGGTCGGACGAACAGAACGACGCGCTTGAGCGCGAGCTCGACGAGGAGGTCAAGGTAGCCCAGCGCGAGGCCGAGAAGAACGGCATCCTCGGCCACGGCCTCCACCATCCGTTCCACACCATGTTCGAGGACGTGTTCGAGGAACTGCCCTGGCATCTCGAAGAGCAGGCCGAACAGGCGATCAAGGAAAGGCAGATCAAATGGCCCGACTGACCGTCCACGACGAACCTGTCACCTTGTCCGAGGCCCCCGCCCGCAGCCTGACCATGATCGAGGCGATCAACGACGCGCTCGACACCATGCTCGAGCGCGATCCCGACGTGATCCTGATGGGCGAGGACATCGGTTACTTCGGCGGCGTGTTCCGTTGCACCGCGGGCCTGCAGGAGA
Above is a genomic segment from Altererythrobacter sp. Root672 containing:
- the thyA gene encoding thymidylate synthase, translating into MNTMAPPENRHWEWQYLDLMRRIWERGDERIDRTGIGTRSIFGPQLRFDLSGGHVPLLTTKRVFWKAAAREMLWFLTGETNIRPLLQQGVTIWSDWPLAKYRKATGTDISQEAFEARIVEDEGFAAIWGDLGPVYGKQWVDWPTFEPAGEGLYRSGPGINQVAQLIEGLKNNPGGRRHIVEGWNVAELDRMALPPCHKTYQFHVSGDRLNCQLYQRSCDVALGLPFNLFGAALLTRMVAAQAGFEPGELIWTGGDTHLYLNHEELVTEQLVRIPEGQPRLVIARKPDSIFDYRFEDFEVVDYAPQGRLSAPVAV
- a CDS encoding 3-methyl-2-oxobutanoate dehydrogenase (2-methylpropanoyl-transferring) subunit alpha; translated protein: MVRKRADAGANRPRLSLHVPEPKFRPGDAVNYSHLTIPEAGAQPRPDETGPASDTYALCNDMIRVLGSDNKAHGPWDPRLSPDAVRQILRDMALVRTFDNRMYRAQRQGKTSFYLKCTGEEATSVAATRALDYEDMIFPSYRQQGCLIARDYPILEMVNQIYSNRADRLKGRQLPILYSARSANFFTISGNLATQLPQATGFAMASAIKGDSKIAAGWVGEGSTAEGDFHSALTFAAVYNAPVIFNVINNQWAISSFSGIAGAERATFAARAIGYGIAGLRVDGNDALAVYAAERWAADRARSNAGPTLIEFFTYRGEGHSTSDDPNVYRSAHEREQWPLGDPIERLKAHLIAIGEWSDEQNDALERELDEEVKVAQREAEKNGILGHGLHHPFHTMFEDVFEELPWHLEEQAEQAIKERQIKWPD
- a CDS encoding YadA-like family protein, whose amino-acid sequence is MRNIRVAAVFLLAGSGPLAAETTTAPVEELVIGNTDTQGIATNLDGSPVPADIGQIYIGNTTQSADAITIDSGANFPPGVAFRRYLGDSTAPTVVMPGTQLGYLDFRGYSGNQFWNAASLDVVVDGAIPFSDGSLPPTKMRFAVSDGSRVYSAMELTADGRLEIGANNGSTYTGPGLLGSPNLYVNADDNKWGAIFSASSTSGASYAMRVHTGGETVDDYLIGASSGVGTGSFKFSVRGNGDTYVGGKLYVGTTDIGAKIISMDADIATIYSMLGTSAGSGAIAFGVGSQATSPNSTVIGNNATSTGANAIAIGSGARGNGVSAISVGDATVASGAGAIAVGSSSVATTQSAVAVGFKANALRTNSLALGSGALAEGESATVIGYNAVATAANATAIGTNSRALHAGSTAVGAGAVTTAANQVALGGAGTAVKVGDIAASTAAQVGPVDVVTVDKNGTLGRQQVVTTAQLEMATATMMQAVSSGHIGAVAVSDVQFSELQGRVEGIEGQVSKLFDLAALQSKETKRGIAAVTALAQPHFPSEAGKTSYASNIGYYRGEVGVSAGAMHRFEGDFGVLAGISYSGGKNTAARVGVAGEF